Proteins from a single region of Syntrophorhabdales bacterium:
- a CDS encoding zf-HC2 domain-containing protein: MKCSQIKELISRYVDDDLGPDEQEAFTLHIRDCADCTKELEEIQAIHTLFASADRFEAPHGFATRVVAHLEEREPSRFWGFLAFHRTLLRAAELVLALVVFMVGIISGNVLMADRTSEKQTILANVHSSFSLDLFQATPPGSVGGAYVSLVGAADER, encoded by the coding sequence ATGAAGTGTTCACAAATAAAAGAATTAATCTCCCGGTATGTTGATGATGATCTTGGCCCGGATGAACAAGAGGCCTTTACCCTGCATATCCGGGATTGCGCAGACTGCACAAAGGAACTTGAGGAGATCCAGGCGATCCATACGCTTTTCGCCTCTGCAGACAGATTCGAGGCGCCCCATGGCTTCGCCACCAGAGTCGTGGCACATCTTGAGGAAAGGGAACCTTCACGGTTCTGGGGTTTCCTCGCGTTCCATCGCACGTTACTACGTGCGGCGGAGCTCGTGCTGGCGCTCGTCGTCTTCATGGTCGGCATCATCTCAGGCAACGTGTTGATGGCAGACAGAACGTCCGAAAAGCAGACAATTCTGGCGAACGTGCACTCATCCTTTTCACTCGATCTCTTTCAGGCCACACCCCCCGGCTCTGTTGGAGGTGCGTATGTCAGTCTGGTGGGGGCTGCCGATGAGAGATAA
- a CDS encoding periplasmic heavy metal sensor encodes MRDNILKYLLIVSVILNLSFLGAAGYTHYKQSAYRRPPTMHELHTGGAHLFESLSLKPEQLKAFQDKALPFHEQMTKKREEVDRLRAILFGLMREDHPDQRAIEATIAQINATQQEMQKTIVTHMLDFKSMLNAEQQKKFLDMVESAMAQQRQGMYP; translated from the coding sequence ATGAGAGATAACATCCTAAAGTACCTTCTGATCGTCTCCGTGATCCTCAATTTGTCCTTTCTCGGTGCCGCCGGCTACACCCATTACAAGCAGTCGGCCTATCGGCGTCCACCGACCATGCATGAGCTTCATACGGGCGGCGCTCATCTCTTCGAGAGCCTCTCACTCAAACCGGAGCAACTCAAAGCGTTCCAGGATAAGGCGTTACCGTTTCACGAACAGATGACGAAGAAAAGAGAGGAAGTCGATAGGCTGAGAGCCATTCTCTTTGGCCTCATGCGTGAGGATCATCCGGATCAGAGAGCAATCGAAGCTACGATAGCCCAGATCAACGCAACACAGCAGGAGATGCAGAAAACCATTGTTACCCACATGCTTGACTTCAAGTCGATGCTCAATGCCGAACAGCAGAAAAAGTTTCTCGATATGGTTGAGAGTGCGATGGCGCAGCAGCGGCAGGGTATGTACCCCTGA